Proteins encoded by one window of Blautia argi:
- a CDS encoding transposase, with amino-acid sequence MTIIVSVFLRGYRGKTVDFAEVSNQHRTTTAYFLNHGKWNDSALQDTLKNAVIQVIYLEAQRSGQPVFCIVDDTIASHTRPSLQAGHPIEAAYFHQSHLKGCQDYGHQIVSVMLSCNGLILNYADILYDKSKSKIQIVQEIADELPVAPVISYFLCDSWYTSVKVMESFIRKGFYTIGALKTNRVIYPCGIRQKVSEFALHLRKTDRAVSLVTVGGREFYVYRYEGELNDIPNAVVIISYPREAFGNPKSLRVFISTNAGISTQEILDTYTERWPIELFFRQSKNKLALDKCQIRSRQGIERYWLIMSLVHYMCCMHSGKYNTFEEGYRYFQDQVKTERIGNLHQFIKNGASLEAVLKLVG; translated from the coding sequence ATGACTATCATTGTTTCCGTTTTCCTCCGTGGTTACAGGGGGAAAACTGTAGATTTCGCCGAAGTAAGTAACCAGCATAGAACCACAACCGCCTATTTCCTGAACCACGGCAAGTGGAATGATTCCGCTCTCCAGGATACTTTGAAAAATGCCGTCATACAGGTTATTTATCTGGAAGCGCAACGCTCAGGACAGCCTGTTTTCTGTATTGTGGATGATACGATTGCTTCGCATACCAGGCCTTCGTTACAGGCCGGGCATCCAATTGAAGCGGCGTACTTTCATCAATCCCATTTAAAGGGCTGTCAGGATTATGGGCATCAGATTGTTTCTGTCATGCTTTCCTGTAATGGGCTCATACTGAATTATGCCGACATCCTGTATGACAAATCAAAGTCAAAGATACAGATTGTCCAGGAGATTGCGGATGAACTTCCTGTGGCACCGGTGATTTCCTATTTCCTATGCGACAGCTGGTATACCTCCGTAAAGGTAATGGAGAGTTTTATCCGGAAAGGATTTTATACGATTGGAGCGCTGAAGACCAACCGGGTCATCTATCCATGCGGAATCCGCCAGAAAGTCAGTGAGTTTGCCCTTCATTTGAGAAAAACAGACCGTGCTGTCAGCCTTGTGACCGTTGGCGGCCGTGAATTCTATGTGTATCGCTACGAAGGAGAACTCAATGATATTCCAAACGCGGTGGTTATTATCAGCTATCCCCGGGAAGCTTTTGGAAATCCGAAATCGCTGAGGGTATTTATATCCACAAATGCCGGAATATCCACACAGGAAATCCTTGACACATATACAGAACGGTGGCCAATCGAATTATTTTTCCGTCAGAGCAAAAACAAACTTGCGCTGGACAAATGTCAGATCCGCTCACGGCAGGGAATCGAGCGGTATTGGCTGATCATGTCATTGGTTCATTACATGTGCTGTATGCATTCTGGGAAATACAATACCTTCGAGGAAGGATACCGGTATTTTCAAGATCAAGTCAAAACAGAGCGAATCGGTAATCTGCACCAGTTCATAAAAAATGGCGCGTCACTTGAAGCTGTTTTGAAACTGGTAGGGTAG
- a CDS encoding TRM11 family SAM-dependent methyltransferase: MWSFPERGNWATHSGKYRGNWSPYIPRNIILRYSKKKDWILDQFLGSGTTLIEAKLLGRNAIGVDINSEAVKLSNTNLNFTCQEKSKIFTKQGNANNLSFIKDESIDLICTHPPYADIIRYSKEIPGDISHLKYEDFLQELEQVAKEAYRVLKRQGICAFMIGDIRKKGYVLPLGMNSMQKFVDAGLKLKEIIIKEQYNCKATEYWDNIEKTFLMLAHEYIFVLEK; encoded by the coding sequence ATATGGTCTTTTCCTGAAAGAGGAAATTGGGCTACGCATTCAGGAAAATACAGAGGAAACTGGTCTCCGTATATTCCTAGAAATATCATTTTACGATACTCAAAGAAAAAAGACTGGATACTAGATCAATTCTTAGGCAGTGGCACAACGTTGATTGAAGCAAAGTTATTGGGAAGAAATGCAATTGGCGTTGATATAAATTCTGAAGCTGTCAAATTATCTAACACAAATCTAAATTTTACTTGTCAAGAAAAATCAAAAATATTCACCAAACAAGGAAATGCAAACAATTTATCATTTATAAAAGACGAAAGTATAGATCTTATCTGTACCCACCCACCATATGCTGATATTATACGATATAGTAAAGAAATTCCAGGAGATATTTCTCATTTAAAATATGAGGATTTTTTGCAGGAACTGGAACAGGTTGCAAAAGAAGCATATAGGGTACTAAAAAGGCAAGGAATATGTGCATTTATGATTGGAGATATACGGAAGAAAGGCTATGTGCTACCACTGGGAATGAATTCTATGCAAAAATTTGTTGATGCAGGACTTAAACTTAAAGAAATTATTATAAAAGAACAGTATAATTGCAAAGCTACAGAATATTGGGATAATATAGAAAAAACATTTTTAATGTTGGCACATGAATATATATTCGTGTTAGAAAAATAA
- a CDS encoding DNA adenine methylase codes for MSKVPALLKWIGNKQRFAETIISYMPEQFNNYYEPFLGSGAVMAQLLYQNSTTSTPSFTHSYASDILPFLIDIFNIVKYDPQQIKNYYSKEIEDYYKDPSNKYNEIRDRFNSNHNALDFCLLSRTCYSGIIRFRKADGYMSTPKGPHNPIKPETFSKRVDLWHDLIKNSTFSTMSFEECMDKAQPGDVVYCDPPYTHSQSIIYGAQTFNIETLFNKIAECKARGVYVMLSINGTRESNKKDISVTPPMGLFEREIFVNCGTSMIDRLQNAGQTMQNEVVHDKLLLTW; via the coding sequence ATGTCCAAAGTACCAGCATTATTAAAGTGGATCGGAAATAAGCAACGCTTTGCCGAAACCATTATTTCATATATGCCCGAACAATTTAATAACTACTATGAACCATTTTTAGGTAGCGGTGCTGTAATGGCACAATTACTATACCAAAACAGCACAACCAGCACCCCTAGTTTTACTCATTCATATGCCAGCGATATCTTACCATTTTTAATTGATATTTTTAATATCGTCAAATATGATCCGCAGCAAATAAAAAATTATTATTCAAAGGAAATTGAAGATTATTATAAAGATCCTAGTAACAAATACAATGAAATTAGAGATAGATTTAATAGCAATCACAATGCTCTTGATTTCTGTCTTCTATCACGTACATGCTACTCCGGAATAATCCGTTTCCGAAAAGCAGATGGGTATATGTCCACTCCCAAAGGTCCACATAACCCTATCAAGCCAGAAACCTTTTCAAAAAGAGTAGATTTATGGCACGATCTTATAAAAAACTCGACTTTTTCAACTATGTCATTTGAAGAATGTATGGATAAAGCACAACCTGGTGACGTAGTTTATTGTGATCCGCCATATACTCATAGCCAAAGCATTATTTATGGTGCTCAAACTTTCAATATAGAAACATTATTCAATAAAATAGCTGAATGCAAAGCCAGAGGTGTTTATGTAATGTTATCAATCAATGGCACACGGGAATCCAATAAAAAAGATATTTCTGTCACACCACCTATGGGTTTATTTGAAAGAGAAATTTTTGTCAACTGTGGTACCTCTATGATTGATCGATTACAAAACGCTGGTCAAACCATGCAAAATGAAGTTGTTCATGATAAACTACTTCTTACTTGGTAG
- a CDS encoding helix-turn-helix domain-containing protein, which yields MQEEIRVAYGKAVRAIRQNKKISQEELGDLCGLHRTYISDIELGKRNVSLENIDKIAHALQVKKSELFIEVEQYEGI from the coding sequence ATGCAGGAAGAAATACGTGTCGCTTATGGAAAAGCAGTAAGAGCAATACGACAAAATAAGAAAATATCACAAGAAGAGCTAGGCGATTTATGCGGATTACATAGGACATATATAAGTGACATAGAACTTGGTAAGCGTAATGTTTCTTTGGAAAATATAGACAAAATTGCGCATGCATTGCAAGTGAAGAAGTCGGAATTATTTATTGAGGTGGAGCAATATGAAGGCATTTAA
- a CDS encoding DUF7687 domain-containing protein — protein MKAFKEFRREDKSFWFFIRFISEKLGYSRKGIVLTYTVEQIEKLCDKENIEVSPDRINKAVLYCNMRADLLNNTIEKNLMDVDEAKQIFEEMRNSGKYKCKLIMNKQRKEIKKVNYFTAIITMIAEEMLGGDEEFNPDPRGLVYLLNNRKIIGASSRRFDGAYPSIYNPKLVWEIKEYYYSKSFGSRVADAVYEAELDGYEFNEIYDRTGQQVNHVMFIDSHYTFWVKGKSYLCRFIDTLNMGLIDELIVGKEVLTRWREVLEEFDEKSC, from the coding sequence ATGAAGGCATTTAAGGAATTTAGAAGAGAAGATAAATCGTTTTGGTTTTTTATACGATTTATTAGCGAAAAATTGGGATATTCTAGAAAAGGAATCGTTTTAACTTATACAGTAGAGCAAATAGAAAAATTGTGCGACAAAGAGAATATTGAAGTTTCTCCGGATAGAATTAACAAAGCTGTCTTATATTGTAATATGAGAGCTGACTTGTTAAATAATACGATTGAGAAAAATTTGATGGACGTTGATGAGGCTAAGCAGATATTTGAAGAAATGAGAAATAGCGGAAAATATAAATGTAAGCTGATTATGAATAAACAACGTAAAGAGATCAAAAAAGTAAATTATTTTACCGCAATTATTACCATGATAGCAGAAGAAATGCTTGGTGGAGATGAGGAATTTAATCCAGATCCAAGAGGGCTTGTGTATTTGTTAAATAATAGAAAGATTATTGGAGCATCTTCCAGAAGGTTTGATGGAGCATATCCTTCGATTTATAATCCTAAGCTAGTGTGGGAAATAAAAGAGTATTATTATTCAAAGTCATTTGGAAGTAGAGTTGCAGATGCTGTGTATGAAGCAGAACTTGATGGATATGAATTTAATGAAATATACGATAGAACCGGACAACAGGTAAATCATGTGATGTTTATTGATAGTCATTATACTTTCTGGGTAAAAGGAAAATCTTATTTGTGTAGATTCATTGATACGCTTAACATGGGACTTATAGATGAACTTATTGTTGGAAAAGAAGTTCTGACGAGATGGAGAGAAGTTCTTGAAGAATTTGATGAAAAGTCTTGTTAG
- a CDS encoding DUF262 domain-containing protein, giving the protein MDLQKQLMEQKMKVDFNTYDLSIKELISMVNDKLINIAPEYQRQFRWDKERQSSLIESIFLGIPIPSLFMATNADGTWELIDGVQRVSTILCFAGTDEEREKIGTPNLSELTLEQLKKLTEFNGKSFTKLPIDIQTKFRLSNIKVTTLSDKSDKQVRFDLFERLNRGGVTLTDQEIRSCVYRGGFNNFIKELSKNQDFIECVHLTERQENDGTREELVLRFFAYLYDLKSFVHSVRDFLNDYMEKADKKFNYSKNEKIFCEVFKTLNMALPKGISKGRKNTPLNLYEAVAVGAALAYLKNGTINTEGVEEWIKDSELIKYTTGATNTKERVIKRIEYCKNKFEG; this is encoded by the coding sequence ATGGATTTGCAGAAACAACTGATGGAGCAAAAAATGAAAGTTGATTTTAATACTTACGATCTTTCGATAAAAGAATTGATTAGTATGGTAAATGATAAATTGATAAATATTGCCCCTGAATATCAAAGACAATTTCGATGGGATAAGGAGAGGCAGTCTAGCTTGATAGAATCAATATTTTTAGGGATTCCTATTCCCAGTTTATTTATGGCTACGAATGCGGATGGAACATGGGAATTGATAGATGGAGTACAGCGTGTGAGTACTATTTTGTGTTTCGCTGGAACAGATGAGGAGCGAGAAAAAATAGGAACTCCCAATTTGAGCGAATTGACATTAGAGCAATTAAAAAAATTGACAGAATTTAATGGGAAAAGTTTTACCAAGTTACCGATAGACATTCAAACAAAATTCAGATTGTCTAATATAAAAGTTACAACGCTGAGCGATAAAAGTGATAAACAAGTTAGGTTTGATTTATTTGAAAGATTGAATAGAGGTGGTGTTACACTTACCGATCAGGAAATTAGAAGTTGTGTTTATAGGGGTGGATTTAATAATTTTATAAAAGAATTATCTAAGAATCAAGATTTTATCGAATGCGTTCATTTAACGGAAAGACAAGAAAATGACGGAACTAGAGAGGAATTGGTATTAAGATTTTTTGCATATTTGTATGATTTGAAAAGTTTTGTTCATAGTGTAAGAGATTTTTTGAATGATTACATGGAGAAAGCAGATAAAAAATTTAATTACAGCAAAAATGAGAAAATATTCTGTGAAGTATTTAAGACATTGAATATGGCGCTGCCAAAAGGAATTAGTAAAGGAAGAAAAAATACGCCACTGAATCTTTATGAGGCTGTTGCAGTGGGAGCTGCTTTAGCATATCTTAAAAATGGAACAATTAATACAGAGGGTGTGGAAGAATGGATAAAAGATAGTGAACTTATAAAGTATACAACAGGAGCTACGAATACAAAAGAACGCGTCATCAAGAGAATTGAATACTGCAAAAATAAATTCGAGGGATAA
- a CDS encoding MAE_28990/MAE_18760 family HEPN-like nuclease gives MLFDEIKNELTRKVCELKLWLANIDERNQYCNITKGLYFVYMYGIYEETIRQVVSTTIDELNNADVKLDECAYELYSLIFSDEYDGMYNVGNEHKWEKRWKLSDKMINNPKVVISHDMMPTDGKNIRYKQLKSIANSFGMKENVLPRNEIGGYIQEMVDNRNYIAHGNKTPKEVGRNFTILDLKNRCDYMEEVCNYVIAEYEAYIQERKYLRR, from the coding sequence GTGTTGTTTGATGAAATAAAAAATGAGTTGACTCGTAAGGTTTGTGAATTGAAGTTATGGTTAGCTAACATTGATGAGAGAAATCAATATTGTAATATTACAAAAGGGTTATATTTTGTATATATGTATGGGATTTACGAAGAAACAATACGTCAGGTGGTATCAACAACAATAGATGAGTTAAATAATGCAGATGTAAAGCTTGATGAGTGTGCATATGAATTATATTCTTTGATTTTTTCTGATGAATATGATGGAATGTATAATGTAGGTAATGAACATAAATGGGAAAAAAGATGGAAGTTATCAGATAAAATGATAAATAATCCCAAGGTTGTTATTTCTCATGATATGATGCCGACAGATGGAAAAAATATAAGATATAAACAACTAAAAAGCATTGCTAATTCATTTGGTATGAAAGAAAATGTATTACCGAGAAATGAAATTGGCGGTTACATACAGGAAATGGTAGATAATCGTAATTATATTGCACATGGAAATAAAACACCTAAAGAGGTGGGAAGAAATTTTACTATTTTAGATTTGAAAAATAGATGTGATTATATGGAGGAAGTGTGCAATTATGTTATTGCGGAATATGAAGCATATATTCAGGAAAGAAAATATTTAAGGAGATAG
- a CDS encoding endonuclease/exonuclease/phosphatase family protein produces the protein MRDYYVVGCGRSRELDGEQVAIAFKYKSFNMISMETFWLSPDCFLPGSRYAEQSECPRVCTELVLEDLSERKVFRVLNTHLDHLGAKARQLGLSQILRKLEEERYFAGIPVILAGDFNAEPESDEMEILREHKDYVNLTEGIGSTYHGFSSEEQEESIDYIYVRNGEKTGFSCTSVEKWKDRKGSVWLSDHYPVCVCLEWD, from the coding sequence CTGCGTGACTATTATGTGGTAGGATGTGGAAGAAGCAGAGAACTGGACGGAGAGCAGGTAGCCATAGCTTTTAAATATAAAAGTTTTAATATGATTTCCATGGAAACTTTCTGGCTTTCTCCGGACTGCTTTTTGCCGGGAAGTCGTTATGCAGAACAGTCAGAATGTCCGCGGGTGTGTACAGAACTGGTGCTTGAGGACTTATCAGAAAGGAAAGTTTTTCGTGTGCTGAATACACATTTGGATCATTTGGGGGCAAAAGCAAGGCAGTTGGGGCTTTCTCAGATTTTGAGAAAACTGGAGGAAGAAAGATATTTTGCAGGTATTCCGGTGATTCTGGCAGGAGATTTTAATGCAGAGCCGGAAAGTGATGAGATGGAGATTTTGAGGGAACACAAGGATTATGTGAATTTGACAGAGGGAATTGGCAGTACCTATCATGGATTTTCATCAGAGGAACAGGAAGAAAGTATTGATTATATTTATGTTCGTAATGGGGAAAAGACTGGTTTTTCCTGTACTTCTGTGGAAAAGTGGAAGGACAGAAAAGGGAGCGTGTGGCTTTCAGACCACTATCCGGTATGTGTCTGTCTGGAGTGGGATTAA
- a CDS encoding AraC family transcriptional regulator, whose translation MLVYDQYIYPEKPDSDDDIVIFHSGFSSTLPNYSYGKDTRDYYLIHYITKGKGTYQTENQRFSLQEGDGFLILPESTIVHTADKQEPWDLCWIAFFGKKAENLLKSVGLDSEHLIFHYNDDDFLEDCIKNIYNESRTNKNLFYINAYFYLFMGKLAEQHKFQCQLPEKTDIVKFSHFEDAMIYIRRNIRHQISVEHLANYMRLDPSQVYRIFMANTGKSPKQVINDMRMEKACEFLTKTDLPIREIAEWMDYEYQSHFTKQFKAKMHMSPSQYRLLYKV comes from the coding sequence ATGCTTGTATATGATCAATATATTTATCCCGAAAAACCGGATTCTGATGATGATATCGTAATTTTTCATTCTGGCTTTTCTTCCACTCTGCCTAATTATAGTTATGGAAAAGACACCAGGGATTATTATCTCATTCACTACATCACAAAAGGAAAAGGAACCTACCAGACGGAAAATCAGCGCTTCTCTCTCCAGGAGGGTGATGGTTTTCTGATTCTACCTGAAAGCACGATTGTACATACTGCAGATAAACAGGAACCTTGGGATTTATGTTGGATTGCTTTTTTCGGAAAAAAAGCAGAAAACTTATTAAAATCCGTTGGATTAGACAGCGAACATCTGATTTTCCATTATAATGATGATGATTTTTTAGAAGATTGCATCAAAAATATCTATAATGAAAGTCGTACCAATAAAAATCTCTTTTATATAAATGCTTACTTTTATTTATTTATGGGAAAATTAGCCGAACAGCACAAATTCCAGTGTCAACTTCCGGAAAAAACAGACATTGTTAAATTCAGCCATTTCGAAGATGCTATGATTTATATTCGCCGAAACATTCGCCACCAAATCTCAGTGGAGCATCTTGCCAACTATATGCGTCTGGATCCTTCTCAGGTCTATCGTATTTTTATGGCAAATACGGGAAAATCTCCGAAACAGGTTATCAATGATATGAGAATGGAAAAAGCCTGCGAATTTCTTACAAAAACAGACCTCCCCATACGGGAAATTGCAGAATGGATGGATTATGAATATCAATCTCACTTCACCAAACAATTTAAAGCTAAAATGCATATGAGCCCCTCCCAATATCGACTTCTTTATAAAGTTTAA
- a CDS encoding ABC transporter substrate-binding protein, producing the protein MKKYKKIITLLTAGSMVAALGACGGSGNAEGSSSSGDSKKGGKTELKMIFWDSNQEPGLKAMADGFMEKNPDIAVTVETVPWDEYWTKLQAAAQGGDLPDIVVMHPDEVENYASGGILMDLTDILEGDVANRSNFPDYVVQDFSIDDKLYGIPKDIGTVALFYNKDLFDAANMEYPTSDWTWADLTAAAEKLTNKDAGIYGLNADNNGQNFYWNLIWQNNGDIWNEETGVCTFDSPETVEAMEYAVSFVEKGYSPTPADFANLTADEYFESGKTAMTFAGSWMLTEYQNVEELNFGVAELPTGKEKAAICSGMAFSVSANTKHPEEAKKLAEYLGSEEAQTIQAESGVAIPAYKGTQQPWIDKFTDFDAAPFVKVEDYGHTSPGLTASTTEATAILDEYMPQIFSLELPVEEGMKTITEKINATLQ; encoded by the coding sequence ATGAAAAAATACAAGAAAATTATAACACTTTTGACAGCAGGAAGTATGGTAGCAGCTTTGGGCGCTTGTGGTGGTTCTGGTAATGCAGAAGGAAGTTCAAGTTCGGGCGACAGTAAAAAGGGAGGAAAGACAGAACTGAAAATGATTTTCTGGGATTCTAATCAGGAACCTGGATTAAAAGCTATGGCAGATGGATTTATGGAAAAAAATCCTGATATTGCAGTAACTGTAGAAACAGTACCATGGGATGAATATTGGACAAAATTACAGGCAGCTGCACAGGGAGGAGATCTTCCCGATATTGTAGTCATGCACCCGGACGAGGTAGAAAATTATGCCAGTGGTGGAATTCTCATGGATTTAACAGATATTTTAGAAGGTGATGTGGCAAACAGAAGTAATTTTCCGGACTATGTAGTACAAGATTTTTCTATTGATGACAAGCTTTACGGAATTCCCAAAGATATTGGAACGGTAGCACTGTTTTATAACAAAGATTTATTTGATGCAGCAAATATGGAGTATCCCACCAGTGATTGGACTTGGGCAGATCTTACTGCAGCAGCAGAAAAACTGACAAATAAAGACGCCGGAATTTACGGTCTGAATGCAGATAATAACGGACAGAACTTTTACTGGAATTTAATCTGGCAGAATAACGGAGATATCTGGAATGAAGAAACAGGAGTTTGTACCTTTGATTCTCCGGAAACAGTGGAAGCTATGGAATATGCAGTTTCTTTTGTAGAAAAGGGCTATTCTCCAACACCCGCAGATTTTGCGAATCTGACTGCAGATGAGTATTTTGAATCCGGAAAAACAGCTATGACTTTTGCCGGTTCCTGGATGCTCACAGAATATCAAAATGTAGAAGAACTAAACTTTGGTGTAGCAGAACTGCCAACAGGAAAAGAAAAAGCTGCTATTTGCAGTGGTATGGCATTTTCCGTATCTGCGAACACAAAACATCCGGAGGAAGCAAAAAAATTAGCAGAATATCTTGGATCCGAAGAAGCACAAACGATTCAGGCAGAATCTGGTGTAGCAATTCCTGCATATAAGGGAACACAGCAACCCTGGATTGATAAATTTACAGATTTTGATGCCGCTCCTTTTGTAAAGGTAGAAGATTACGGACACACAAGCCCTGGTCTTACAGCAAGTACTACAGAAGCAACTGCTATTTTAGATGAATATATGCCTCAGATTTTCTCATTAGAACTTCCGGTAGAAGAAGGCATGAAAACAATTACGGAAAAGATAAATGCAACTCTTCAGTAA
- a CDS encoding carbohydrate ABC transporter permease, with translation MKGKAKNKNPRLALTKRNVKTWGYAYLFIAPTVLGVLILNLWGVIQSFYYSFHEVKGFNAPIFIGLDNYVRLFSDKEVWISLKNVFVYAIITVPIGVMLSLLLAVLLNAKIKGKSFFRCIYFLPVVSAPAAVALVWKWLYNKDFGLFNQILNEMGISGPDWLGDPGMAMISVAIVGIWSMVGYNMILLLAGLQDVPGELYEAAEIDGAGPFQRFLKITVPMVSPTLFFVIVTSIISALQVFDVIFMMFKPSAPAFRSVESIVYLFYRYTFTNYNKGYGSTIVVVLFAIIMILTVIQLQLQKKWVHYND, from the coding sequence ATGAAGGGAAAAGCGAAAAATAAAAATCCCAGATTGGCTCTTACGAAAAGAAATGTAAAGACATGGGGTTATGCCTACTTATTTATTGCCCCTACGGTTCTTGGTGTTTTAATTCTGAATCTTTGGGGAGTTATCCAGTCTTTTTATTATAGTTTTCATGAGGTCAAAGGATTTAATGCCCCTATTTTTATAGGGCTGGATAACTATGTTCGACTGTTTTCAGACAAAGAAGTTTGGATTTCTCTTAAAAATGTATTTGTATATGCAATTATAACGGTTCCTATCGGAGTCATGTTGTCGTTGCTTTTGGCCGTTTTACTTAATGCAAAAATTAAGGGAAAAAGTTTTTTCCGTTGTATTTATTTTTTACCGGTAGTTTCTGCTCCGGCAGCGGTAGCATTAGTATGGAAATGGCTTTATAACAAAGATTTTGGTCTTTTTAATCAGATACTTAACGAGATGGGAATTTCAGGACCGGACTGGTTGGGGGATCCGGGAATGGCTATGATTTCAGTGGCAATTGTGGGAATCTGGAGTATGGTAGGTTATAATATGATTCTTTTACTTGCAGGCTTACAGGACGTACCCGGTGAACTTTATGAAGCAGCAGAAATAGACGGGGCAGGTCCGTTTCAGAGATTTTTGAAAATTACAGTGCCAATGGTTTCTCCTACGTTATTTTTTGTTATTGTGACCTCTATTATCAGTGCGCTGCAGGTGTTTGACGTAATCTTTATGATGTTTAAACCGTCTGCGCCGGCCTTTCGTTCCGTAGAATCTATTGTATATTTGTTCTACCGCTATACTTTTACAAATTACAATAAAGGATACGGTTCTACAATCGTTGTAGTTTTATTTGCTATTATTATGATTTTGACTGTCATTCAGTTGCAACTGCAGAAAAAATGGGTTCATTATAACGATTAG
- a CDS encoding carbohydrate ABC transporter permease, with translation MKTKKRRNIFVYAVLILMAFIMVLPFVWTILTAFKTQSEALKVPPQILPSSWSPRNFTAVMEALPFLTFFKNTFLMVLFRVLGSVFFSAMAAYAFARLEFPGRNLLFGLVLLQMMVPGQIFILPQYMIVSKLGWLNTIQALALPGIVSTFGTFLLRQFFMSLPKDLEEAAVLDGCSVWKIFWKIMLPLTKPGLVSVAIFTALFAWKDLMWPLIVNMSIEKMTLSSGLVNLMGQYSVDYPQLMAGSLIAIVPMIILFLVFQKQFVEGIATSGTKG, from the coding sequence ATGAAGACAAAGAAGAGAAGAAATATTTTTGTATATGCAGTTTTAATTCTTATGGCTTTTATTATGGTTCTTCCTTTTGTTTGGACTATTTTAACTGCTTTTAAGACACAGTCAGAGGCCTTGAAAGTACCGCCTCAGATTTTGCCTTCTTCCTGGAGTCCCAGAAACTTTACTGCAGTTATGGAGGCATTACCATTTCTTACATTTTTTAAAAATACATTTTTAATGGTATTGTTTCGTGTTTTAGGTTCTGTATTTTTTAGTGCAATGGCAGCCTATGCCTTTGCCAGATTAGAATTTCCGGGAAGAAATTTACTTTTTGGACTTGTTTTACTGCAAATGATGGTTCCGGGACAGATTTTTATTTTACCTCAATATATGATTGTCAGCAAGCTGGGCTGGTTAAATACAATACAGGCATTGGCTCTTCCGGGTATTGTAAGTACCTTTGGAACCTTTTTACTCAGACAGTTTTTTATGAGTCTGCCAAAGGATCTGGAGGAAGCTGCGGTGCTGGATGGGTGCAGTGTATGGAAAATTTTCTGGAAAATTATGCTTCCCCTTACAAAACCAGGCTTGGTATCTGTAGCAATCTTCACAGCATTATTTGCATGGAAAGATTTGATGTGGCCGTTGATTGTAAACATGTCTATAGAAAAAATGACATTGTCATCCGGGTTAGTAAATTTAATGGGACAGTATTCTGTGGATTATCCTCAGTTGATGGCCGGATCTCTTATTGCAATTGTACCTATGATTATTCTGTTCCTTGTTTTCCAGAAACAATTTGTAGAAGGAATTGCAACTTCAGGAACAAAAGGGTGA